One region of Quercus lobata isolate SW786 chromosome 2, ValleyOak3.0 Primary Assembly, whole genome shotgun sequence genomic DNA includes:
- the LOC115974073 gene encoding uncharacterized protein LOC115974073, producing the protein MPKLSYSSPLSGEEKMLLHLEVAGKALYVLVLVVFLLLYLGEWKRNRRGGRHVQTTGRANFVGGDGDNGGETISGQIASEVHAIVDDTMGGQFAGEVRFDVAGDDDGGTISGKIAMIQLH; encoded by the exons ATGCCCAAGCTTTCATACTCCTCTCCCCTAAGCGG GGAAGAAAAAATGCTATTGCATCTTGAAGTTGCTGGGAAAGCGTTATATGTACTGGTCCTCGTTGTTTTTCTACTTTTGTATTTAGGAGAGTGGAAACGTAATCGCAGAGGTGGTCGCCATGTCCAAACTACTGGGCGTGCCAACTTTGTCGGTGGTGATGGTGATAATGGGGGCGAAACCATCAGCGGCCAAATTGCTAGCGAAGTTCATGCCATTGTCGATGATACAATGGGCGGCCAATTCGCTGGGGAAGTCCGTTTCGATGTCGCcggtgatgatgatggtggcaCCATCAGCGGCAAAATAGCTATGATCCAACTTCACTAG
- the LOC115977584 gene encoding elongation factor 1-gamma-like: YLFCFFLSVQNPNLVLILFSHSISAILCSRKNALSRFTLFRSEIGAERFFREAMALIFHAGKKNKNSYKTLIAAEYSGVKVELAPNFEMGVSNKTPEFLKMNPIGKIPVLETPDGPIFESNAIARYVTRLKADNPLYGSSLIDYAHIEQWIDFASLEIDAHLLSWYRPRMGRAVYLPPAEEQAITSLKRALDALNAHLASNTFLVGHSMTLADIITTCNLYMGFTHLMTKSFTSEFPHVERYFWTMVNQPNFKKILGEVKQAESVIPIAKKPSQPKESAKPKPKPKDEPKKEAKKEEPAKPKPEAGEEEEAPKPKPKNPLDLLPPSKMILDDWKRLYSNTKTNFREVAIKGFWDMYDPEGYSLWFCDYKYNDENTVSFVTLNKVGGFLQRMDLARKYAFGKMLVIGSEPPFKVKGLWLFRGQEIPQFVLDECYDMELYEWKKVDITDEEQKERVSQMIEDYEPFEGQPLLDAKCFK; encoded by the exons tatcttttttgtttttttctctctgtacaaaaccctaatttgGTTCTCATCCTATTCTCACACTCAATCTCGGCTATACTCTGCTCTCGGAAGAACGCTCTCTCACGCTTCACACTCTTCag ATCTGAGATCGGAGCGGAACGTTTTTTCCGTGAAGCCATGGCTCTG ATTTTTCATGCtgggaagaaaaataaaaattcttacaAGACACTCATCGCTGCGGAGTACAGTGGTGTGAAAGTTGAACTGGCCCCAAATTTTGAGATGGGTGTCAGTAACAAAACTCCTGAGTTTCTCAAGATGAACCCTATTGGGAAG ATTCCTGTGTTGGAAACTCCTGATGGTCCCATCTTTGAGAGCAATGCTATAGCACGTTATG TTACTCGTCTGAAGGCTGACAATCCTCTCTATGGTTCTTCTCTTATTGATTAT GCCCACATTGAGCAGTGGATTGATTTTGCATCACTGGAAATTGATGCTCATCTTCTGTCATGGTATAGACCAAGAATGGGACGTGCAGTATACCTTCCTCCG GCTGAGGAACAAGCTATTACTTCATTGAAGCGAGCGCTTGATGCTTTAAATGCTCATCTTGCTTCAAACACTTTCCTGGTTGGGCATTCCATGACCCTGGCTGACATTATTACAACTTGCAATTTATATATGGGCTTCACCCACCTTATGACTAAGAGCTTTACATCTGAGTTCCCTCATGTGGAAAGATACTTCTGGACCATGGTGAATCAAccaaatttcaagaagattCTGGGAGAGGTGAAACAGGCTGAGTCTGTCATTCCTATCGCAAAGAAGCCATCTCAGCCAAAAGAATctgcaaaaccaaaaccaaagccTAAGGATGAACCCAAAAAAGAAGCCAAAAAGGAGGAGCCAGCGAAGCCCAAACCAGAAGCTGGTGAGGAAGAGGAGGCTCCAAAGCCCAAACCTAAGAATCCTCTTGATCTGCTTCCCCCAAGTAAGATGATACTGGATGACTGGAAGAGGCTGTACTCAAACACTAAGACCAACTTCCGTGAGGTTGCTATTAAAG GGTTTTGGGACATGTACGATCCTGAGGGATACTCTCTCTGGTTCTGTGATTACAAGTACAATGATGAGAATACTGTTTCCTTTGTAACACTAAACAAGGTCGGTGGATTTCTTCAGAGAATGGATCTAGCACGCAAATATGCTTTTGGAAAGATGCTTGTGATCGGTTCAGAGCCACCATTCAAGGTGAAGGGGCTGTGGCTTTTCCGTGGGCAAGAGATACCGCAATTTGTGCTTGATGAGTGCTATGACATGGAGCTATATGAGTGGAAGAAGGTTGATATCACAGATGAAGAGCAAAAGGAACGCGTAAGTCAGATGATTGAAGATTACGAACCTTTCGAGGGCCAGCCTCTTTTGGACGCCAAGTGCTTCAAGTGA